The nucleotide window TCTAAATTAAAATATTAGAAACACGTCATTCTTTTTCAAAAAGCAAACAAAGTTACTATTTATCATCCATATTAACAAGCAATTTAAAGCGCTTCAAAGCAAAAAATCGACAAAAAAAAGGGCATAAATGAAGCGATCCATTTATGCCCTTTTAAGAATAATTTTACAATTAATTTAAGACTTCGCCTTAAAGGCTAAAGCATACAGTTTTATCTGTTTCACCATCGACAGGAGGCCATTGGCGCGAGTGGGAGAAAGGTGTTCCTTTAACCCAATTTGATCTATAAAATAGAGTTCGGCCTCCAGAATCTCATCGGGTGTATGCCCCGACATCACACGGATAAGCAGAGAGATAATTCCTTTCACAATCACGGCATCGCTTTCGGCCGTAAACACTACCTTACCTTCTTGTTCTGCAGCATCGAGCCAAACCCGGCTCTGACAGCCTTCAATTAAATTCTGCGGTATTTTTGCTTTCTCATCAATAGGATCGAGCGAGTTTCCGAGATCAATCAGATAAGCATATTTATCCATCCAGTCGGAGAACTCGCTAAACTCTTCTATTACCCGATCTTGCGCTTCGTTTATTGTCATTATTTAAAGTTCAAAGTTAAAAATCTAAAGTTGAAAGCAGACAGAGTCAGCTTATTAAAACATTTTTTGTACCCGGTCGACAGCCGCCACCAGCGCATCAATTTCTTCTTTGGTATTATAAAAAGCGAACGAAGCTCTGATCGTTCCTTCAATGCCTAATGTGTGCATTAACGGCATGGCACAATGATGCCCGGTGCGCACCGCAATTCCAAGTTTGTCGAGCAGGGTTCCCATGTCGAAATGATGAATATCGCGCACAAGGAATGAGATGACACTTGCTTTTTCGGCTGCAGTTCCAAAAATGCGCATCCCGTCGATTTTCATCAACTGTTCGGTGGCATACTGCAACAACTGATGTTCGTAGTCTCCGATAGCTTTCAGACCAAACTTCTGCATATAGCGGATTGCCTCGCCCAACGCAACCGAACCGACATAATCAGGAGTTCCGGCTTCGAATTTAAACGGAAGTTCGGCATAAGTCGTTTTCTCGTAGGTGACAGTTGCGATCATCTCGCCACCACCGTGGTACGGAGGCAACTGCTCCAGCCATTTTTCCTTCCCGTACAACACGCCGATACCGTTAGGCCCGTACATTTTGTGTCCGGAAAAGACATAAAAATCGGCATCCAGAGCTTGTACGTCAACCGGCATATGCGAAACCGCCTGTGCTCCATCCACCAGCACCGGAATGTTGTGTGCATGTGCTTCGGCAATAATCTTTGCCACCGGATTTACAGTCCCCATTACATTAGAAATATGAGCAACGGAAACTAATTTTGTTTTTGGAGAAAGCAGTTTGGAGAAAGCCTCCATATCCAACTCGCCACGTTCATTGAAGGGTACAACTTTCAACACAATGCCTTTCCGGTCTCGCAGCAATTGCCAGGGAACGATATTGGCATGATGTTCCATGCCGGTAATCAGGATTTCGTCGCCTTCGTTGCAAAAGGTCTCTCCGAACGAAGTTGCGATAAGATTAATTGCCTCGGTTGTTCCACGGGTAAAAATAATTTCGCGCGACTCGGCAGCATTGATAAAAGCCTGTACCGTTTGGCGCGCCTCTTCGTGCGCTTCGGTTGCCACCTGACTCAGGTAATGAACTCCGCGGTGAATATTAGCGTTTTGGTTGTAATAAACCTTCTCGATCGCCTCCACCACACAACGGGGTTTCTGCGATGTGGCCGCATTGTCGAAATAGACCAACGGACGGTCGTAAACAGTGCGGGAAAGTATGGGAAAATCGGCCCGTATGGCCGCAATATCTAAAGTGGTATCCACGAGAAAATGTTTTATGGGTGATTGATTTTAAAACAAAACATTTCAGGTATCGAATTCAGGCAATAATTGAATCAAATGTTTCGTTATCCGTAAAAATTGGATAATGCAAAGATAGCTATTTAACCACAAAAACAGGATATTCAAACTGCAAAAACACATGTTCATAGCCAGATACTCAACCAAGGTATTTATTTTCGGTTTTTTTTTGAGTAATTTTGTGTCGCTTGAACACAAAATCAGGATACCGCAATCCAAACTGTTGCAAATGACAAAACAAGCATAAAACTTCAAGTAATTTCTATTTTCATGAAACAAATCATCCTTTCTTTCGTAGCTCTGATAATGACATTCAGCATTTCCGCACAAGAATTGAGATGTCGTGTTCAGGTAAATTCCAGCTTAATTCAGGGGACAAACAAGCAAATTTTCACGACACTTGAGAAAGAGCTGAATGAATTGATGAACAACCGAAAATGGAGCAATGCGACTTACACTTCCAACGAACGCATTGAATGTTCGCTCGTCATCACCATAAAAAACTACTCGGGCGGCGACAATTTTACCGGAGAATTACAAGTTCAGGCTCGTCGTCCGGTATACAACTCCACCTACTTTACGACATTATTCAATTTCAGGGATCAAAATTTCAATTTTAACTATATTGAATCACAACCTCTGGAAACAACTGAACGACAGACATCCAACAATTTGGTTGCCATGCTCTATTTTTATGGCTATGTCATTTTAGGCTATGATGCCGATTCATTTTCACGCTTAGGTGGTTCTCCTTTCTTTCATCGCGCCGAAGAGATTGCCAATGCAATGCAAAGCTCATCAGAAACAGGATGGAAAGCTTTTGAATCAGAACACAACCGCTACGCCCTGATTAATGGCATTCTGGACGAAAAACTGCGCCCCGTACGCGAACTTTACTATGACTACCACCGCCTGGGACTGGACATAATGGCCGAAAATGCAGATAATGGCCGGTCAAAAATAGCATCATCGCTCATGGTGCTTCGTCAGGCAAATAACGACCGTCTTTACAACATAGCCATAACATCTTTCCTTGACACGAAAATTGATGAAATCGCCGATATTTTCAGCAATGGGCAACCAAAGGAGAAAAGTGATGTCTATGCCTTGCTGTTGGACGTAGCTCCATCGATGCAAAAACGCTTTGAAAAAATTCAGAACGGAAAATAAACCCGCACAAGCCCGCAAATGATAACTTCGCTACACATAGAAAACTACGTACTGATTTCCAATCTTGACATACAGTTCCAATCCGGCTTTTCGGTTATTACCGGAGAAACCGGAGCCGGAAAGTCGATTATACTGGGCGCTCTGGGACTTATTCTTGGACAAAGAGCCGACTCTAAAACCATAAAGAATGGCGCCTCAAAATGCATCATTGAAGGGTCGTTTCGAATAGGCGATTATAACCTGCAGGAATTCTTCACACAAAATGATCTGGATTACGATAACGAATGTTTGATTCGCCGGGAAATATCCGGCAACGGGAAATCACGCTCATTTATCAACGACACTCCCGTTGGACTTCAACAGTTAAAAGAGCTGGGCGACAAACTGATAGACATTCATTCTCAGCACCAGAATTTACTGTTGTCAAACGACAGCTTTCAACTTCAGGTTGTAGACACAATCGCAAAAAGCAGTCAGGAATCAATCACATATCAAAAAAAATATTTCGACCACAAACGTTGCACACAGGAACTTTCGATACTCAAAGCATCTGCACTGCAACAAAAAGCCGAAAGTGATTTTCTGCAATTTCAGTTCAGTCAGCTCAATGAGGCTCAGCTTATGGCAGGTGAGCAGGAACAACAGGAACAGGAATTACAACTGCTTTCTCACGCAGAAGAAATCAAGACCGAATTATCAAAAGCCGCATACCTGATTGACGATGAAAATGGCTCCGCAATGCCACCACTCAAAGAAGCTTTGATGGCTTTGCGACACGCAGAAAAAATTTATCCGCAAAGTTCAGAATGGATGCAACGCCTCGACTCCTGCATCATAGAACTAAAAGATCTGGCTACAGAAATACACAAAACTCAGGAAAACATTGATGTAGATCCGGCAAAAGCGGAACAAATCAAACAACGGCTGGACTTACTATACACGTTGGAACAAAAACATCGGGTTGCTTCGGTAGAAGAGCTGATTGAACTGCGCGAAAAATTTGACGGGCAGTTGCAACAAATAGAATCTCTCGATGATAAAATTGAACATCTCGAAAAAGAAGCTACCAAACTTCACAACGAAATGCTGGAAGCCGGTGCGAAGCTGACTCAAAAGCGCAAGGCAGCATTTCCTCTGATTGAAAAACACCTGATTTCACAGCTCCGGCAACTCGGAATGCCTGAAATCCGGTTCGAAGTAAGACTCACTCCCCGTCTCGATTGGTCGGTAACCGGCAACGACGATATTCAATTTTATTTTTCGGCAAACAAAAACAGCCAATTGCAACCCGTTGCCCAAACCGCTTCCGGAGGTGAAATTTCACGCGTAATGATAAGTCTCAAATCGCTAATTGCCAGTGCAAAATCATTACCAACCATCATTTTCGACGAAATAGACATGGGCATTTCCGGCGAAGTGGCCAACTCTATGTCGCTCATAATGAAAACCCTGGGGACATATATGCAGGTAATAGCCATCACTCACTTACCCCAGATTGCAGCGCAAGGATCATCGCATTATAAGGTATTCAAAAGCAACCAAAACGATTCGACAGAAACCTCGATCAAACAACTAACGAATGAAGAACGAGTTACCGAGATTGCAGGGATGCTGAGCGGAAATTCGATATCTCAGGCTGCCATAGAAAACGCGAAACAACTTTTATCTGTTACAGCATAGCATTTTTTAGGGTAAAAGAGCATCAATCCGCGGAAAAGTAACTATTTTTGTACAAAACACAGGTGCTTATGAGGAAATGCTTTACCATTCTATTATTGTCATTTTTCCTGTTATCAACCAGCCATTTAGCTGCACAAACCACTACTTATCCTGACACACAGGAGCAAACTCAACGCATTGGAGTTGTGGTTTCTGAGAAAAAAATGACCGTGTTTAATGCCCCTTACAACACCTCATTAAAGGTTTTCAGCCTCGTAGGCGTGAAAGTCGCAGAGTTTAAGGTCACGTTAACACGACAGGATTTTTATCTGGATCTCCCAATTGGCTATTACATCGTCAAAGTTGGAGAACAGACGTTCAAAATCGCTATAAGATAAACAAAAAAGGATGCCGGTTGGCATCCTTTTTTTGTATCCCTTTATGAGTACGACCAAAAAGTACCACTTTTTTTCCTGTTGATATTACCACATCCGCCTTTGAGTATCGTAATTTTGCATCAAAGAAATTATTGTTGTTTCAGCTGAAAGTAACACAAGAACTAAAAATTACGATTATGAAAAAGATTGCTTTATCAATAGTTTTAGGCATGTTTGCCTTATTAGCTTCGGCGCAAACCTGGGTCTCGGATCCCGCTCACTCCCATTTAACCTTTGCCGTCAGTCACATGACCATCTCGGAAGTAACCGGCAATTTCACTCAGTTTGAAGTGAAAGTTACGGCAACAAAACCCGACCATAGCGACGCAAAAGTGGAGGTAACCGTTCAGGTTGCCAGTATCAACACCGACGTGGAAGCTCGTAACAACCACCTGAAGACAGCCGACTTTTTCGACGTGGCCACCTATCCGACAATGAACTTCAAAAGCACGTCGATTAAAAAAGTACAGGGAAACCATTACAAAATGGCAGGCAACCTCACCATGCACGGAGTAACCAAACCCATTGTACTGGATGTGTATTACAAAGGCACCGTCACCAATCCGATGAACAAAAAAGAGACATCCGGATTCTTGCTTAAAGGGAAGCTCAACCGTATGGATTACGGCGTCGGCCCGAAATTTCCGGCAGCGTTCGTTGGAACTGACATTACCATCTCCGGGAGCGTTGAATTTACAGAGAGTAAATAAAGTGTTTCGAGATTTAAACGACAAAAGGCAGCCTAAAGACTGCCTTTTGTCGTTTAAAGAAGTGCCGGAATTAATCCAGCTTATGAATTACCAGACCTGAACGCAATTTCGGTTCAAACCAGGTTGTTTTTGGAGGCATAATATTTCCGCTATCAGCAATATCGATCAATTGCTTCATCGAAACGGGATAAAGAGCCAACGCCACCTTCATTTCTCCGTTATCTACACGGCGTTTCAATTCACCCAGACCACGAATACCGCCCACAAAGTCAATGCGCTTGTCAGAACGAAGGTCTTTGATGCCGAGAATTTCGTCTAAAATCAGGTTCGACGAAATAGTTACGTCCAACACACCGATAGGGTCGTTATCGTTGTAAGTACCCGCCTTAGCTGTCAACGAGTACCATTTACCAGAAAGGTAAAGTGCAAAATTGTGTAAAGCTGTCGGTTTGTAAATGTCAGCACCTTTTTCTTCTACAACGAAATCTTTTCCCAAAGCCGACAAGAACTGTTCGTCTGTCAACCCGTTCAAATCTTTCACTACACGATTGTAGTCGATAATATTCAGCTGGTTATCCGGGAAACAAACAGCAAGGAAGTAATTGTATTCTTCGTCGCCGTTGTGATTTGGATTTTGTTTGCGTTTTTCGTCACCCACCAAAGCAGCAGCTGCGCTACGGTGATGACCATCAGCAATATACATAGCCGGAATAGACGCAAAAATCTCGGTAATGCGACTGATGGTAGCATCGTCATTAATCACCCAGAAATGATGACCAAAACCATCGGGAGCCACAAAATCATATTCGGGCGCGTTTTTGGTAACATTACTAACAATAGCATCCAATTCAGCCTGATGCGGATAGGCAAAAAATACCGGTTCGATGTTGGCATTATTCACGCGGACGTGTTTCATGCGGTCTTCTTCCTTGTCGCGACGTGTCAGTTCATGTTTTTTGATGTTGCCTTTCATGTAGTCTTCTACGGCAGCTGCCACGCAAAGTCCGTACTGAGTGCGACCGTTCATTGTTTGTGCATATACATAATAACGATCTTTATCATCCTGCACCAGCCAGCCCTCTTTCTGAAACTTATTAAAGTTTTCGACTGCTTTGGCATACACTTTTTCGTCGTGTTCGTCAGTACCGACCGGGAAATCAATTTCCGGCTTAATGATATGATAAAGCGATTTCTGGTTATCCCCGGCTTCAGCACGGGCTTCTTCGGAGTTCAACACATCATAGGGACGCGAAGCTACCTGTTCCACTAATTCTTTCGGTGGACGCACGCCCCGAAACGGTTTTATTATTGCCATAATCAAGTATAAATTTGGGTTTTCAAAGGAGTAGCAAAGGTAGCTACTTTTCCCGACTTATTAAAGCAAAAGCAGGCGATGTTTACTCCTCATTATCAAAGAAGAAAGCCACAATAAAAATTTACCGAACTCTTTGGTTTGAAAGAAAAAAATGATTACTTTTGCATCCTGATTTTCCGAAGGGGTCTTTAGAAAGTAGCGCTGTTGCAGAGAAGCCGCATCTCACCTCCCGGATGTAATTGAAAAACAATTTATTACATGTACGCAATTGTTGAAATTTTAGGACAACAGTTCAAGGTGGAAGCCGGACAAAAACTGTTTGTTCATCGCATGCAGGAAGCCGAAGCTGGCTCGCAGATCGAATTTGAAAAAGTCTTATTGGTAGACAAAGACGGTGCTGTTACCGTTGGTGCTCCAGTTGTTGAAGGTGCTAAAATCGTAGCCGAAGTAAAAGGCCACGTAAAAGGCGACAAAGTTCTTGTTTTCAAAAAGAAAAGAAGAAACGACTATCAGAAAATGAATGGTCACCGTCAGTACTTCACTGAACTGTTTGTAAAAGAAATCGTAGCATAAACTCATTAAAACTTAACAATAATGGCACATAAAAAAGGCGTCGGTAGTTCCAAGAACGGTCGCGAATCGGAAAGTAAACGACTTGGAGTGAAAATCTTTGGCGGCCAGTTTGCTAAGGCAGGCAACATCATCGTTCGTCAACGTGGCACTGTTCACAACCCTGGCGAAAACGTTGGTTTAGGCAAAGACCACACACTGTTTGCTTTGGTTACAGGCAAAGTTGTTTTCCGCAAAAGAAAAGACAACAAATCTTTTGTATCTGTAGAACCGGTTGCTGAAGCGTAAGCCCAGGCACTGCAAAACAATATAAAACCTCCCCGTTCGATGGAACGCGGGAGGTTTTTTTGTTATTTCTCCGCCAAAACACCAAAAGACACATCAAGGAACCGACACCGCTACCAAACCTGTCTTTTGATTGCGTTTTAATTTAAATCCATTTCAATAAACAGCGGATAAATCGTACCTTTGTTCCTCTGCTAAACACAGAGAAAATATTTCAATTGAAAATTGTAAATTATAAATATACAACATGTTAACGCTAAAATTCATCACCGAAAACAAAGAAGAGGTGATTCGCCGGTTGGCAAAAAAACATTTTGATGGCGCCGAAATCATCGGGCAAGTTGTAGAACTGGATGCAAAACGCCGTAGTGTGCAAGCATCGCTGGATGCCGAATCCGCCGAAATGAACGCTCTTTCGAAAGCTATCGGAGAACTTTTCAAACAAGGCAAACAGGCAGAAGCATCTGAAGCAAAAGCTAAAACTGCCGAGCTGAAAGAGGCTATCAAAGCTCAATCGACCGAATTGGATGCCATCGAAAAACAGTTGATCGACATTTTGGTAACCATCCCGAATCTTCCTCACGAGTCGGTGCCCGAAGGACGCGTTGCCGAAGACAACGTGGTGGAAAAAATGGGCGGTACTATACCTGAACTCCCCGAAGATGCCCTTCCCCACTGGGAATTGGCCAAAAAATACGACCTGATTGATTTTGAACTAGGCGTAAAAATAACCGGAGCAGGCTTCCCTGTTTACAAAGGTAAAGGAGCCCGTTTGCAACGCGCTTTGATCAACTTCTTTCTCGACAATGCACGTGACGCCGGCTATTTGGAAATACAACCTCCTTACGTGGTAAATCAGGCTTCCGGCTACGGAACAGGCCAGTTGCCCGACAAGGAAGGCCAGATGTATCACGCCAATCTGGACGATCTTTACCTGATTCCTACAGCAGAAGTTCCCGTCACCAACATTTACCGTGATGTAATTTTACAGGAAAGCGAACTGCCCGTCAAAAACACTGCTTATTCGGCCTGTTTCCGTCGCGAAGCCGGTTCGTATGGCAAGGACGTGCGCGGATTGAACCGCCTTCACCAGTTCGACAAAGTAGAAATCGTTCGCATCGACAAACCGGAACACTCCTACGATTCATTGAAAGAGATGGTTGCTTACGTTCAAACATTAGTGGACAAGCTGGAACTTCCCTGGCGCATCCTGCGCCTTTGCGGTGGCGACATGAGCTTTACTTCTGCACTTACATTTGACTTCGAAGTATTTTCTGCCGCTCAAAAACGCTGGTTGGAAGTAAGTTCGGTATCCAATTTCGAAAGCTATCAGGCAAACCGTCTGAAATGCCGTTACAAAGGTGAAGATAAAAAGGCTCAGCTTTGTCACACATTGAACGGAAGCGCTTTGGCTCTGCCGCGTATCGTAGCAGCATTACTCGAAAACAACCAAACACCCGAAGGTATTCGCATACCGAAAGCTTTGGCTCCCTACACCGGATTTGAAATGATCTAAGACAACTTTTCCAAGAAAAAACGTCCAACCGCTCTTCCCACAAGGAGCGGTTTTTCTTTTAAATTGAAAATAAAAAGGTAATAATAATTTCAATTTAAAACACAAAGCGTTAATTTAATTGAATACACATCAATTTTTACCAAAACAACCCGTTTTATCAGTTTATTCTTTTTATCTTTGTTGTGCAAACATTCAGACAAGGACTGGAGCACACACAACACAACAACAGGCTTAACCAACCTGCTATTTTCAGCCCGCTTATTTGTCCTCCAAAAGAGAAATTCGGTTTGCATCCTGATGAAAGGATAAGACAACTAACCATTCGACAAACGACGGCAAAAAGTTAACTTGCCGTTATCTTTTCTTTTGTGCCAACATCTCTGACTGATGTGTCAGAGCAAATTATCATCCCAATGATATACACTTAGGCATATATTCTTACCTAATAAAATATAAACGCTCATGAGTATGCAAAGCATCTCATTTTTTCTCAATTATTCACTTTTAAGTTACAGAGCGACGTGAGGTCGCTTTGTAACTACAACACCACCCTGCTGATGTTTCAGAACATCCTCAAGCCCCGTTTACCCTTAGAAAACAATAGCAAAACGCAGCTCCTTAATAGCCGATAAGATTTTTATAGTGCTTTCAATTTCAACCCGGACCGAGCTAACAAACTCTCCAACGAAGGTGTAACCATTTCTTCTCCGGCTTTCAGCACTAATTTTGCACACGCTTCGGCATCTGCTCCCGCACGGTGATGACGAAACCGGATATCAAACATATCGCACAAGCTGTTTAATTTATAAGATGGTAGGCCCTTCCAGGTTTTCTTCGACAAGGATACACTGCAAACGTAATCGCTATGCGGAATTGCCAAATCATAATGGCGCAGCGAAGCTCGTAACACTCCCATATCAAAAGCCGCATTATGAGCCACCAGAACCGTATCTTCCAACCAGGGACGCAATTCGCCCCACATCTCCTCAAATGTTGCTTCAAACTGCAGATTGGAAGATGAAATTCCGTGCACTTTTTGACACCACGGGTTCATATATGGAAAACACGCAGGCTTAATAAGCCGTGAAAAGGTCTTCGTAATTTCACCGTCTTCTATACGGCACAATCCTATCTCACAAGGAAACTGCGCATGTGCCGTTTCAAAATCTATTGCTGTAAAAGTCATTATATATTGATATTCTGAATTTTAATTCACTAACGTGCAGATGTATTTTTTCATCACTTTCCCTGTTTGTCGAGATTATCCATCACCCATTTTAACTCAGGATCTGTGCTTTTTAATCGGTCATCGAGTGTCGGAACAACCGGTACATCAGGCATAACACCTCTGCCATCAGGATTAAATACATAAGGAGTCACAACCTCAAGAAGCCCGAACGACATTTTCAGTTTGCTTCCGGGAAGTGTAAACGAAGGCATTTGACCGGCAACACAACCATTATAAGCTCCTCCGGTTTCCTCGCCAACAAATATAGCCCGGCCGGAACCTTTCAGATTGGCAGAGATAATAGATGATGCCGAAAAACTACATCCGTTAATCAGCACGTATACTTTTCCCTTGAAACGATTTGCTTTAGGATGTTTCTGCCAAATAGGAGGATAGTAAAAATAGTAGCGACCATCCGCTTTTTTATGCGTTATAAGTGTAGTAAACGTGTTATAAACCAGCCAACCGGGAGTTCCAAGAACGCGCAGCGCAAATTGCGATGGAGAGGAAGCATTGAAATAGTCGTCATGCCACAAACTGGTTTTTGAGGTAACCACCGCAGGTTTCACGAAACGGAAGTTATTTTCAGCCAGATATGAATACAGACATTGAATATCAGAAAGGTCTCCGCCTGTATTATCACGCAAATCCAACACCAGTGCACGAGTCTGAACCGAATCAATCTTTCGGAAATTATCAGCATAAAAACGCTTGTACTTTCCTTTCACAAAATCCTTCACAGTAAGCACGGCAACACTACTATCCTGTCCCATAAAACGCAGGTTCTTACTGAACTCTCCGGTCAACGCATCATATCCCTGCACCTTTTTCTGATGTTCAAACACTCTCTTTTTCTGCTTTTCCGCATCAGAAGGCGAAGACAAAGGCTTCTCCTGCTTTTTCTTCTGCCGCTCCGGAGGCTTGAGCCACACAGACCGAACAACACCACCATTACTCACCTTGCAAAGCACACTATCTCTCACTCCTGTTTCGTAATAAAAGTATGATGCAAATTTCTTATTAAAAAGGCGATCGTGAAAAGTCGTATTAAAACCGTCGGAGGCAAATGTAGGTGCATATTTAGCAAACAGCTGCTGCGGAGTAATACTGTCGAGCGACAAGATTTCGGACCCTGGCTTCAAAGTCGAATCGGAAGCTGTTGTTTTCAATAAATAAAGCCGGTGATCCACCCATCCCAGATGCAGTTTCATTACCGGAGAAGCACCGTTTTTCCGCGCTTTGACCATCTCTTGTTTCGTTAAACGCCGTGTCAAAGGAAAAATTCGTGTATGTCCCTGACGAACGGATGCAACCACAGGGCTTATCCGAAAAAAGAATTCATTGCTGGTCATCGGCGACGCGATGGAAGTTTTCAGACTATCGAATTTACGATCCAGCTCCTGCTTACTTATATATCTGTATAATGACGGGTGAAGTTTTTCCAGCTTGTGATGCACAAAATCGACGTCCGACCTCAACGCTTTCACACTTTTAGGCGTACGAAGCTGCCTATTAAAAGTTTCGACCGACACACAACCACACATCACAACAATAAAAGAAAGCAAAACAACCCCAATTCTCATCCCCTAAATTCCTATAAGTTTATTTATTTTACGGCAACAACACAGACAATCTTTGCCTTTTGCCGCTTACCTTTGAGAGGCAAAACCGCATCTACATATACAACATAAACGCCGGCATTGGCAAGTTTACCTGCATCCGTCAATCCATTCCAAACCAGAACACCTTCACCTCCCAGCAATGCATTGTTGGCAATCTGCCTCACCCGGCGACCCATGGCATCGTAAATCGTCACCGTGGCAGAATAGCCGTTATCCGGCATTTTATATCGTAGCAAAAGCATATCCTCCAGACCATCATTATCCGGCGTAAAGGACTCATTATCGAGCCAAAAATACTTTACCACAGTTGCACTGTCTGACATTTGCCGAAACTGTGAGTTCTTGTAACCAGGCGTAGCATATCCGGCATCAGAAGCGCAGGAGTGCCAATTATCCGGATTATTACTCGCCCAATCGTGATTTACCCGTTCAAACGACACTCCGGCAGGATCTTTAATCGTCACATCGTGCCGTTTTTCATCGTAACTCACAGAGTCAATCACAGCGCCTGCACGATTGACCAGCATCACATTGCCCGACACATTAGGCAACGACACAAAATTACTCATTTCGTTCCACTTGCTCTCTGTTTTACAATCATAAAAATCATTCACTCCTTTTTGTGAATCCGTTAATATCAAATAATCTCCCGGCAAGATTTG belongs to Paludibacter jiangxiensis and includes:
- a CDS encoding SufE family protein; the encoded protein is MTINEAQDRVIEEFSEFSDWMDKYAYLIDLGNSLDPIDEKAKIPQNLIEGCQSRVWLDAAEQEGKVVFTAESDAVIVKGIISLLIRVMSGHTPDEILEAELYFIDQIGLKEHLSPTRANGLLSMVKQIKLYALAFKAKS
- a CDS encoding aminotransferase class V-fold PLP-dependent enzyme, translating into MDTTLDIAAIRADFPILSRTVYDRPLVYFDNAATSQKPRCVVEAIEKVYYNQNANIHRGVHYLSQVATEAHEEARQTVQAFINAAESREIIFTRGTTEAINLIATSFGETFCNEGDEILITGMEHHANIVPWQLLRDRKGIVLKVVPFNERGELDMEAFSKLLSPKTKLVSVAHISNVMGTVNPVAKIIAEAHAHNIPVLVDGAQAVSHMPVDVQALDADFYVFSGHKMYGPNGIGVLYGKEKWLEQLPPYHGGGEMIATVTYEKTTYAELPFKFEAGTPDYVGSVALGEAIRYMQKFGLKAIGDYEHQLLQYATEQLMKIDGMRIFGTAAEKASVISFLVRDIHHFDMGTLLDKLGIAVRTGHHCAMPLMHTLGIEGTIRASFAFYNTKEEIDALVAAVDRVQKMF
- a CDS encoding DUF4835 family protein yields the protein MKQIILSFVALIMTFSISAQELRCRVQVNSSLIQGTNKQIFTTLEKELNELMNNRKWSNATYTSNERIECSLVITIKNYSGGDNFTGELQVQARRPVYNSTYFTTLFNFRDQNFNFNYIESQPLETTERQTSNNLVAMLYFYGYVILGYDADSFSRLGGSPFFHRAEEIANAMQSSSETGWKAFESEHNRYALINGILDEKLRPVRELYYDYHRLGLDIMAENADNGRSKIASSLMVLRQANNDRLYNIAITSFLDTKIDEIADIFSNGQPKEKSDVYALLLDVAPSMQKRFEKIQNGK
- the recN gene encoding DNA repair protein RecN, which gives rise to MITSLHIENYVLISNLDIQFQSGFSVITGETGAGKSIILGALGLILGQRADSKTIKNGASKCIIEGSFRIGDYNLQEFFTQNDLDYDNECLIRREISGNGKSRSFINDTPVGLQQLKELGDKLIDIHSQHQNLLLSNDSFQLQVVDTIAKSSQESITYQKKYFDHKRCTQELSILKASALQQKAESDFLQFQFSQLNEAQLMAGEQEQQEQELQLLSHAEEIKTELSKAAYLIDDENGSAMPPLKEALMALRHAEKIYPQSSEWMQRLDSCIIELKDLATEIHKTQENIDVDPAKAEQIKQRLDLLYTLEQKHRVASVEELIELREKFDGQLQQIESLDDKIEHLEKEATKLHNEMLEAGAKLTQKRKAAFPLIEKHLISQLRQLGMPEIRFEVRLTPRLDWSVTGNDDIQFYFSANKNSQLQPVAQTASGGEISRVMISLKSLIASAKSLPTIIFDEIDMGISGEVANSMSLIMKTLGTYMQVIAITHLPQIAAQGSSHYKVFKSNQNDSTETSIKQLTNEERVTEIAGMLSGNSISQAAIENAKQLLSVTA
- a CDS encoding YceI family protein yields the protein MKKIALSIVLGMFALLASAQTWVSDPAHSHLTFAVSHMTISEVTGNFTQFEVKVTATKPDHSDAKVEVTVQVASINTDVEARNNHLKTADFFDVATYPTMNFKSTSIKKVQGNHYKMAGNLTMHGVTKPIVLDVYYKGTVTNPMNKKETSGFLLKGKLNRMDYGVGPKFPAAFVGTDITISGSVEFTESK
- a CDS encoding DUF1015 domain-containing protein; translated protein: MAIIKPFRGVRPPKELVEQVASRPYDVLNSEEARAEAGDNQKSLYHIIKPEIDFPVGTDEHDEKVYAKAVENFNKFQKEGWLVQDDKDRYYVYAQTMNGRTQYGLCVAAAVEDYMKGNIKKHELTRRDKEEDRMKHVRVNNANIEPVFFAYPHQAELDAIVSNVTKNAPEYDFVAPDGFGHHFWVINDDATISRITEIFASIPAMYIADGHHRSAAAALVGDEKRKQNPNHNGDEEYNYFLAVCFPDNQLNIIDYNRVVKDLNGLTDEQFLSALGKDFVVEEKGADIYKPTALHNFALYLSGKWYSLTAKAGTYNDNDPIGVLDVTISSNLILDEILGIKDLRSDKRIDFVGGIRGLGELKRRVDNGEMKVALALYPVSMKQLIDIADSGNIMPPKTTWFEPKLRSGLVIHKLD
- the rplU gene encoding 50S ribosomal protein L21, which codes for MYAIVEILGQQFKVEAGQKLFVHRMQEAEAGSQIEFEKVLLVDKDGAVTVGAPVVEGAKIVAEVKGHVKGDKVLVFKKKRRNDYQKMNGHRQYFTELFVKEIVA
- the rpmA gene encoding 50S ribosomal protein L27; the protein is MAHKKGVGSSKNGRESESKRLGVKIFGGQFAKAGNIIVRQRGTVHNPGENVGLGKDHTLFALVTGKVVFRKRKDNKSFVSVEPVAEA